The Streptomyces tendae DNA segment TACGAACGCCAAACGGGCATTCCGGGCAACGCCTCCTTACGAAACACGGACGTCGGCGCCCGCCCGGCCGGTTCGCGCGCGCCGGGTGCGAGGCTGGACGGCATGGATCAGCCACCACCGAGCGGCGAGGCCGGAGCCCGGGTCCTCGTCGTCGACGACGACCCCACCGTCGCCGAGATCGTCACGGGCTACCTGGACCGCGCCGGCTACGTCGTCGACCGGGCCGGCGACGGCCCCGACGCGCTCGCCCGCGCCGCCGCCCACTGGCCCGACCTGGTCGTCCTCGACCTCATGCTGCCCGGCATGGACGGGCTGGAGGTGTGCCGCAGGATGCGCGGACAGGGGCCGGTGCCGGTCATCATGCTCACCGCGCGCGGTGACGAGGACGACCGCATCCTCGGCCTGGAGGTCGGCGCCGACGACTACGTCACCAAGCCGTTCAGCCCGCGCGAGCTGGTCCTGCGCGTCGAGTCCGTGCTGCGCCGCACCCGTCCCGGGCCGGCCGCGGCCGGGCTGCTGGGCGCCGTCGGCCTCACCGTCGACCCCGCCGCCCGCCGGGCCACCAAGCGCGGCGCCGAACTCGCCCTCACGATCCGCGAGTTCGACCTCCTCGCGTTCCTCCTGGCCCATCCGGGGCGGGCGTTCGCGAGGGAGGAGCTGATGC contains these protein-coding regions:
- a CDS encoding response regulator transcription factor, which gives rise to MDQPPPSGEAGARVLVVDDDPTVAEIVTGYLDRAGYVVDRAGDGPDALARAAAHWPDLVVLDLMLPGMDGLEVCRRMRGQGPVPVIMLTARGDEDDRILGLEVGADDYVTKPFSPRELVLRVESVLRRTRPGPAAAGLLGAVGLTVDPAARRATKRGAELALTIREFDLLAFLLAHPGRAFAREELMREVWGWDFGDLSTVTVHVRRLRGKVEDDPARPRLIQTVWGVGYRFDPATGEA